In Pseudomonas sp. LRP2-20, the genomic window GATTCGTGTGCGCCTGGACGATGACACGCTGTTCCTCGACGCTGCGGATGCCGAGCAGCTGAGCCTGGGCATCGGCCTCAATGGCAACAAGGGGTTCGAGGGTCTGGCCTACGACTCGGCGGGCCAGCGCCTGTTCGTGGCCAAGGAGCGCGACCCGATGCTGATCTATGAAGTACGTGGTTTCCCGCATCAGAACCCGGACCAGCCTTATGCCGTGCATGTGGTGCAGGACCGCCAGCGCGATGCGAGGTTGTTCGTGCGCGACTTGTCGAGCTTGCAGTTCGATGAGCGCAGTGGTCACCTGCTGGCGCTTTCCGATGAGTCGCGGCTGGTGCTGGAGCTGGATGTCGAGGGGAAGCCGCTGAGCACCTTGTCGCTGCGCAAGGGGTTCCAGGGGTTGAAGGCAACGGTGCCACAGGCGGAGGGGATTGCGATGGATGAGGCAGGGACCCTTTATCTGGTCAGCGAGCCGAACCTCTTTTATGTGTTCAAGCAGCAGGCAGATTGATTGCCTGTGATGGCCACTTCGCGGGTAAACCCGTTGCCACAGGGTTCTCCACAGATTGAGAGGCTTGTGGAGTCCCTGGTGGAAGCGGGTTTACCCGCGAATACCTTTACTCGGCCTTGAGGGTCTTCACGCCTTCAGCGGTACCCAGCAGCAGCAGGTCGGCAGGGCGCGCCGCGAACAGGCCGTTGGTCACCACGCCGACGATGGCGTTGATCTGTGCTTCCAGCTCCACCGGGTTGGTGATCTGCAGGTTGTGCACATCGAGGATCACGTTGCCGTTGTCGGTCACCACGCCTTCCCGGTACACCGGGTCGCCGCCCAGTTTCACCAGCTGACGCGCCACGTGGCTGCGGGCCATCGGAATGACCTCGACCGGCAGCGGGAAGGCACCCAGCACAGGTACCAGCTTGCTGCCATCGGCGATGCAGATGAAGGTCTTGGCCACGGCCGCGACGATCTTCTCGCGGGTCAGGGCCGCGCCACCGCCCTTGATCAGGTTCAGGTGTGCGTCGCTTTCGTCGGCGCCGTCGACATAGAACTCCAGCTCGCTGACGCTGTTCAGCTCGTAGACCGGGATGCCATGGCCCTTCAGACGCTGGGCAGTGGCCTCGGAGCTGGCGACCGCGCCATCGAAGGCGGTCTTGTGCTGGGCCAGGGCGTCAATGAAGAAGTTGGCGGTCGAACCGGTGCCGACGCCGACGACGCTCTTTTCATCCAGCTTCGGCAGAATGAAGTCGACAGCGGCCTGGGCGACGGCCTGTTTGAGTTGGTCCTGGGTCATGCGGGCTCCGGAAAGGGGCAGGGCGGTAATGAAAGGAGCCTAGTATAACGGCTCGGGCGGCTTTGCTGTGGTCGCCCGACGTAGCGCTGGGGTAGACTCGCAGCCCTTGTCCCGCGGCCAGTGATGCTTTCCGATGCTCGAACAGTACGTCAAGAAGATCCTCACCTCGCGCGTCTACGACGTCGCTGTCGAAACCCCGTTGCAGAGCGCCGGGCAGCTGAGCAAGCGCCTGGGCAACCAGATCTTGCTCAAGCGCGAAGACTTGCAGCCGGTGTTCTCGTTCAAGATCCGCGGGGCGTACAACAAGCTGGCGCAGTTGACCCAGGAAGAGCTGGCCCGTGGCGTGGTCACCGCTTCGGCTGGCAACCATGCCCAGGGCGTGGCCCTGGCGGCTCGCGAGCTGGGCATCAAAGCCACCATCGTGATGCCCAAGACCACCCCGGAGATCAAGGTCGAAGGTGTGCGCTCGCGCGGCGGCAAGGTGGTGCTGCATGGCGATTCGTTCCCCGAAGCGCTGGCCTACTCGCTGAAACTGGTCGACGAGAAAGGCTTCGTCTATATCCACCCCTACGACGACCCGCACACCATCGCCGGCCAGGGCACCGTGGCGATGGAAATTCTCCGTCAGCACCCGGGCCAGCTGGACGCGATCTTCGTTCCGGTGGGCGGCGGTGGCCTGATTGCCGGTATCGCGGCCTATGTGAAATACCTGCGCCCGGAAATCAAGGTGATTGGTGTCGAGCCGGACGACTCCAACTGCCTGCAAGCAGCGATGGCGGCTGGCGAGCGCGTGGTGCTGCCGCAGGTCGGGCTGTTCGCCGACGGCGTGGCGGTGGCGCAGATCGGCCAGCACACCTTCGACATCTGCCGCCACCATGTGGATGAGGTGGTGACGGTAAGTACCGACGAGATCTGCGCGGCAATCAAGGATATCTACGACGATACCCGCTCGATCACCGAACCTGCTGGTGCGCTGGGTGTTGCGGGCATCAAGAAGTACGTCGAGCTCAAGGGCGTGACCGGGCAGACCCTGGTCGCCATCGACTCGGGCGCCAACGTCAACTTCGACCGCCTGCGCCATGTCGCCGAGCGCGCCGAGCTGGGCGAGAAGCGCGAAGCCATCATCGCCGTGACCATCCCTGAGCGCCCGGGCAGCTTCAAGGCTTTCTGCGAGGCCATCGGCAAGCGCCAGATCACCGAATTCAACTACCGCAAGCACACGTCCGATGAGGCGCACATCTTTGTCGGCGTGCAGACCCACCCGGAAAACGACCCGCGTGCGGCGCTGGTGCAGCACCTGATCGATCAGGGCTTCCCGGTGACCGACCTGACCGACAACGAACTGGCCAAGCTGCACATCCGCCATATGGTCGGAGGCCATTCGGCGGGCGCCAGCGACGAGATCGTGCTGCGCTTCGAGTTCCCCGAGCGGCCGGGGGCGTTGTTCAACTTCCTCACCAAGCTGGGCGGGCGCTGGAATATCTCGATGTTCCACTACCGCAACCACGGTGCGGCTGACGGGCGTGTGGTCGCTGGCCTGCAGGTGCCGGAGGATGAGCGCCACCTGGTGCCAGCGGCGCTGGCCAAGATCGGCTACCCGTATTGGGACGAGACCGATAACCCGGCGTACAAGCTGTTCCTGGGCTGAGAAGCTAAGCTAGGGCTGATGGCTTTTTCGTGGGCAAGCCCGCTGCCACAGGAGCTCCGAGTAATTCAGAGCCTGCGCAGTACCTGTGGGAGCGGGCTTGCCCGCGAAGAGGCTAACGAAAAAATGGCCTGCTGAAGGACAACTGGGAAATGGAACACCTGACCACACTCAAGACCCTGCACATCATCGCCACCGCGCTGTTGCTGCTGGGCGCCCTCGGTCTGGCAATCTGGACCGTGCGCGCTCGTCGCCAGGGTGATGCCGAGGCCTATGCCAAGCTGCTGCGCCGGCCGCTGGTGTTCGTCTGGCTGGTGATGGGGGTGTGCCTGGTGAGCATGCCGTTCACCGGCTGGTGGCTGGTGCACCTGGTGGGCTGGCCGCTGGGGCAGACCTGGGTGCTGGCGTCCAGCGTCATCTATACGCTTGGCGCGTTTGCCGGCTGGTGGCTGCTGGTGCGGCTGAACCGGCTGCGCAAGGCTGAAGTGGTGGGGCTGCGGTTTACCCTGGTGCTGGCTGTGTTCAGCGGGGTGTGCTTGCTGTCCATTGCCGGGCTCATGGGCGCCAAGCCAGTCTGACAGCCCTGTTTTACCAATGCCGGCCTCTTCGCGGGTGAACCCGCTCCCACAGGTACTGCGGTGCTCTGAAGGGCAGTGATATTCCTGTGGGTTTAACCCGCGAAGAGGCCGGATCAGGAATGCTCAATCCCTGAGAGAAATCACCGGCCAGCCACGCTTCTCGGCCTCGGCCCGCAGATTCGGGTCCGGGTCCACCGCCACCGCATGCCTCACCCGCTCCAGCAACGGTAGGTCATTCATCGAGTCGCTATAGAAATAGCTGTCCTCGAGATCAAAGCCGTTCTCCATCATCCAGCGCTCCAGCCGCGTCACCTTGCCTTCACGGAAACACGCTATATCGGTACTACGCCCGGTATAGCGGCCGTCGTGGGTCTCGCATTCGGTTGCCAGCAGCACCCGCACACCCAGGCGCCGGGCGATGGGCGCGGTGACGAAGCGGTTGGTGGCCGTGATGATCACCAGCTGGTCGCCAGCCTCGCGGTGCTGCTGCAGCAACGCCAGGGCCTTGGGCAGGATGATCGGCTCGATGCAGTCACGCATGAAGTCGCGGTGCCATTCGTCGAGCTGGGCCGGCTCGGTGGCGGCCAGGATCTCCATGGAAAAGGCCAGGTAGGCCTGCAGGTCCAGGGTGCCGTTCAGGTAGTCCTGGTAGAAAGCATCGTTGCGATTCTTGTACGCAACCGGGTCGAGAATGCCCCGTTCGCACAGGTAGTCACCCCAGGCGTGGTCACTGTCACCACCGAGGAGGGTATTGTCCAGGTCGAATAAAGCCAGGCGCATCGCGGTCACTCGTCTCAGCCACAGGGTAGGCCCGCAGAATACGGAGTTTTCACCGCACTGCACATAAGCTTGGCGGGCGCGTTGCTGCGCTCGCAGGCTTTGTGGAACAATGCGGTGACATGCGTTTGCGAGGTTGCTGCCGTGATCGACCCGGATGGTTTTCGCCCCAATGTTGGGATCATTCTGACGAATGATGCCGGGCAGGTGCTATGGGCTCGACGGATCAACCAGGATGCCTGGCAATTCCCGCAGGGTGGCATCAACCCTGACGAGACGCCGGAAGATGCCCTGTACCGCGAGCTGAACGAAGAAGTTGGCCTTGAACGCGACGATGTGGAAATTCTTGCCTGCACCCGCGGCTGGTTGCGTTATCGTTTACCCCAGCGGCTGGTCCGCACCCACAGCCAACCGCTGTGTATCGGCCAGAAGCAAAAGTGGTTTTTACTGCGCCTGGTGAGCAATGAACAACGGGTGCGGATGGACCTGACCGGCAAGCCGGAATTCGACGGCTGGCGCTGGGTCAGCTATTGGTACCCGCTGGGCCAGGTGGTGACGTTCAAGCGTGAAGTCTACCGCCGCGCCCTGAAAGAGCTTGCACCGCGTCTGCTGACGCGCGACTGACGACGGAGTTCGACCCCGAGCCATGCTCAATACGCTGCGCAAGATCGTCCAGGAAGTGAACTCCGCCAAAGATCTCAAGACGGCGTTGGGGATCATTGTCTTGCGCGTCAAGGAGGCCATGGGCAGCCAAGTCTGCTCGGTGTACCTGCTCGACCCGGAAACCAACCGCTTCGTGCTGATGGCTACCGAAGGCCTGAACAAGCGCTCCATCGGCAAGGTCAGCATGGCCCCCAACGAAGGCCTGGTCGGCCTGGTCGGTACCCGGGAAGAGCCGCTGAACCTGGAAAACGCCGCCGATCACCCGCGTTATCGCTACTTTGCCGAAACCGGTGAAGAGAAATTCGCCTCCTTCCTCGGTGCGCCGATCATCCACCACCGTCGCGTGGTCGGGGTACTGGTCATCCAGCAGAAGGAGCGCCGCCAGTTCGATGAAGGCGAAGAAGCCTTCCTCGTCACCATGAGCGCCCAGCTCGCCGGGGTTATCGCCCACGCCGAAGCCACCGGCTCGATCCGTGGCCTGGGCCGCCAGGGCAAAGGCATTCAGGAAGCCCGCTTCGTTGGCGTGCCGGGCTCGCCGGGCGCCGCTGTCGGGCGGGCCGTGGTCATGCTGCCGCCAGCCGACCTGGAAGTGGTGCCGGACAAGACCGTCGATGACATCGACGCCGAGCTGAAGCTGTTCCAGAACGCCCTCGAAGGCGTGCGCGAAGACATGCGCAAGCTGTCGGCCAAGCTGGCCACCCAGCTGCGCCCGGAAGAGCGCGCGTTGTTCGACGTGTACCTGATGATGCTCGAAGACGCCGCCCTCGGTGGTGAGGTGATCGAGGTCATCAAGACTGGCCAGTGGGCCCAGGGCGCCTTGCGCCAGGTGGTTGGCGAGCACGTCAACCGCTTCGAACTGATGGACGACGATTACCTGCGCGAGCGCGCTTCGGACGTGAAGGACCTTGGCCGGCGTCTGCTGGCCTACCTGCAGGAAGCCCGCTCGCAGTCGCTGGTGTATGCCGACAACACCATCCTGGTCAGTGAAGAACTGACCCCGGCGATGCTCGGTGAAGTGCCGGAAGGCAAGCTGGCAGGCCTGGTCTCGGTATTGGGTTCGGGCAACTCCCACGTCGCCATCCTTGCCCGCGCCATGGGTATCCCAACGGTGATGGGCCTGGTCGACCTGCCGTATTCCAAGGTCGATGGCATCGAGATGATCGTCGACGGCTACAAGGGCGAGGTGTTCACCAACCCCAGCGACGTACTGCGCAAGCAATACAGCGAAGTGGTCGAGGAAGAACGCCAACTGGCCCAGGGCCTCGACGCCCTGCGCGAGCTGCCGTGTGTCACTCCTGATGGCCACCGCATGCCGCTGTGGGTCAACACCGGCCTGCTCGCCGATGTGGCGCGTGCCCAGCAGCGCGGTGCCGAGGGCGTTGGCCTGTACCGTACCGAAGTACCGTTCATGATCAACCAGCGCTTCCCCAGCGAAAAGGAGCAGTTGGCGATCTACCGTGAGCAGCTGGCGGCCTTCCACCCGCTGCCGGTGACCATGCGCACCCTCGATATTGGTGGTGACAAGGCGCTGTCGTACTTCCCGATCAAGGAAGAAAACCCGTTCCTTGGCTGGCGCGGCATCCGCGTCACCCTCGACCACCCGGAAATCTTCCTGGTCCAGACCCGTGCCATGCTCAAGGCCAGCGAGGGCCTGAACAACCTGCGCATTCTGCTGCCGATGATTTCCGGCATTCACGAGCTGGAAGAAGCTCTGCATCTGATCCACCGTGCCTGGGGCGAGGTGCGTGACGAAGGCACCGACGTGCCGATGCCGCCGGTGGGCGTGATGGTGGAAATCCCGGCGGCGGTTTACCAGACCAAGGAACTGGCGCGGCAGGTGGACTTCCTCTCGGTCGGTTCCAACGACCTGACCCAGTACCTGCTGGCGGTGGACCGCAACAACCCGCGGGTCGCCGACCTTTACGATTACCTGCACCCGGCAGTGCTGCAGGCGCTCAATACCGTGGTGCGTGATGCCCATGGCGAAGGCAAGCCAGTGAGCATCTGCGGCGAGATGGCCGGTGACCCGGCGGCGGCAATCCTGTTGATGGCCATGGGCTTCGACAGCCTGTCGATGAACGCCACCAACCTGCCGAAGGTGAAGTGGATGCTGCGCCAGGTGAACATGAGCAAGGCCAAGGAGTTGCTGGTCGAAGCCTTGAGCCATGACAACCCGCAGGTTATCCACAGCTCATTGCAACTGGCCCTGAAGAACCTCGGGCTGGCGCGGATGATCGGTCCAGGGGCGAACAAAACCCTTTGATCAGCGTTGGCTTCTTCGCGGGCAAGCCCGCTCCCACAGGTACTACACCGGTCTTGAGGGTAGTGTGTGACCTGTGGGAGCGGGCTTGCCCGCGAAGAGGCCGGTGCAAACAACATCACACTTCCAGGCTGATTTCCCCAAGATGCCCGCCAAAGGGCCCGAAACTGCGCTCCACCAGCCGCCTTCTCCCTCGATCATCCACGATCAGCACGGTACTCGCCCGCGTGCCATAGTTCTGGCTGGCAATGAACACGCTCGACAGCAACTTCTCGGTCGCCACCCCCACGCCGGTCTCTGGTAGCTCAGCGTCGGCTGCCGGCTCGTTATCCGCCAGCAACGCCAGCAATTGCTGGGGGTCGGCCGTGTCCAGCAGCCCCTGCAACCCCGTGCGTGCTTTCACCAGCTTCGGCCATGGCGTATCCAGCCCGGCATTGGAAAGCCCGTACACCCCGGCCTCCAGCAAGCGCGGCGCCACGTCCCGGGCATGCAGGTAGCCCAGCTGGCGGCTATCTCCCACCAACAGGTTGAAGCCTGAGTATTGCCCACTGCGGCTGGCCACCTGGTCGAGGTAGGCCTCCACCCCCAGTTCACCCTGCAGATACGCCGCTACCAATTCGCCCCGCGAGCGTGGCCCCAGCGCCTGCCCAGGGTCGCGAATGTTGGTCAGCGCCGCGAAGCGCCCCTGCGGGCCGACGCCAAGCCAGGTGCCACCGGCCTCCAGGTCGCGCCCGGCATGCACCCCCGGGGCATCGTCCCAGGCTGCCAGGGCCTGGGTCGGCCGGGCATAGAACTCGTCACGGTTGGCCGCGACGATCAGCGGCAGGGCATGCCCTGGCCGCCAGGCGAATACGATCAGGCACATCGGTTGGACCTCTGTGTTTTTGCCCACTGTACCCACTGCATGGGTGTCGATCCATCCTGTCACAGAGTTCACTAGAGCCACGAGCCCGGCTTCCGTTACCATGCCGGATTGTTCTCTCGGGGAAGACGAATGGAATTCGTGCTCTATCTGCTGTTGGGCGCCTGTGCCGGTGTGCTGGCCGGGCTGTTCGGCGTGGGCGGCGGCATCATCATCGTGCCGGTGCTGGTGTTCAGCTTCACCCTGCAAGGTTTCGACGCGTCGGTGCTGACCCACCTGGCCGTCGGTACCTCGCTGGCGACCATCGTCTTCACCTCGATCAACGCCGTGCTCGAACACCACCGCAAGGGTGCGGTGCAGTGGCCGATCTTCGCCTGGATGACCCTCGGCATCCTCATTGGCGCAGGCATCGGCGCCAAGACTGCTTCGCTGATCCAGGGCCCGCAGTTGCAGAAGATCATCGGCGTGTTCGCCCTGATCATCGCCGCGCAGATGGCCCTGGACCTCAAGCCCAAGGCCAGCCATGACATCCCTGGCAAGCCGGCATTGATCGGCGCCGGCGGGGCGATCGGCTGGGCCTCGGCCATCTTCGGCATCGGTGGCGGCTCGCTGACCGTGCCGTTCCTGACCTGGCGCGGCCTGCCGATGCAAAAGGCCGTGGCGACCTCATCGGCCTGTGGCCTGCCAATCGCCCTGGCCAGTGCCCTGAGCTTCATGCTGCTGGGCTGGCATGAGCAGCACCTGCCGCCCCACAGCCTGGGTTTCGTCTACCTGCCGGCGCTGGTCGGCATTGCCGTGACCAGCATGTTTTTCGCGCGCTTCGGCGCGCGCCTGGCGCACAAGCTGTCGCCACGCCTGTTGAAACGCCTGTTCGCAGCCTTGCTGTTCTGCGTCGGCCTCAGCTTTCTGATTTGAATCAAGAGGAAGTTCCATGCTGCCTTACCCGCAGATAGACCCCGTGGCCGTAGCCCTCGGGCCACTGAAAATCCACTGGTACGGCCTGATGTACCTGGTCGGCATCGGCGGCGCCTGGCTGCTGGCCTCGCGCCGGCTCAACCGCTTCGACCCGACCTGGACCCGCGAGAAACTCTCCGACCTGGTGTTCTGGCTGTCGATGGGCGTGATCGTCGGTGGGCGCCTGGGTTACGTGCTGTTCTATGACCTGCATGCCTACCTGGCCAACCCGACGCTGATCTTCGAAGTGTGGAAGGGCGGCATGTCGTTCCACGGTGGCTTCATCGGTGTGATGCTGGCCGCATTGTGGTTCGGCAAGCGCAACAACAAGTCGTTCTTCGAGCTGATGGACTTCGTCGCGCCGCTGGTGCCGATTGGTCTGGGTGCCGGGCGCATTGGCAACTTCATCAACGCCGAGCTGTGGGGCAAGCCTACCGATGTGCCTTGGGCGATGATCTTCCCGCCGTTCAGCGACCCGGCCCAGCTGCCGCGCCACCCGTCGCAGCTTTACCAGTTTGCCCTTGAAGGCGTGGCGTTGTTCGTCATCCTCTGGCTGTTCTCGCGCAAGCCGCGGCCAACCATGGCGGTTTCCGGCATGTTTGCGCTGTTCTACGGCATCTTCCGTTTCATCGTGGAATTCGTCCGTGTGCCGGACGCGCAGCTCGGTTACATCGCCTGGGGCTGGCTGACCATGGGTCAGATTCTCTGCGTGCCGATGATCCTGGCTGGCCTTGGCCTGATCTGGTGGGCTTATAATCGCAAACCCACGGCGAAACCCGCCTGATTATTCCCACGGCAGGGGTGATCCCCCTGCCGTTTTTGTTACAGGTAAGCCATGAAACAGTATCTGGACCTGGTCCGCGACGTTATCGAGAACGGCACGCTGCAAGGCAATCGCACCGGCATCCGTACCATCAGCCTGCCGGGCGCCATGCTGCGTTTCGACCTGCAGAAGGGCTTTCCGGCCATCACCACGCGCAAGCTGGCATTCAAGTCGGCGATCGGCGAGATGGTCGGCTTCCTGCGTGGCGTGAAGAACGCCGGTGAGTTCCGTGAGCTGGGCTGCAAGGTCTGGGACCAGAACGCCAACGAGAACGCCCAGTGGCTGGCCAACCCGTTCCGCCAGGGCCATGACGACCTGGGTGAGATCTACGGCGTGCAATGGCGCCAGTGGCCGGGCTACAAGCGCATCCCGCTGAGCAACCCGGCGGCCATCGAAATGGCCGAGAAGGCGGGCTTCCGCCGCATCGCCCAGGACGAAGAGGACGGCGTGGCGTTCGTCATCCTGTACAAGGCCATCGACCAGGTGCGCCAGTGCCTGGACACCATCGTCAACGATCCGGGCAGCCGGCGCATCCTGTTCCATGGCTGGAACTGCGCCCAGCTCGACGAAATGGCCCTGCCGCCCTGCCACCTGCTGTACCAGTTCCACCCGAATGTCGAGACCAAGGAGATTTCCCTGACCCTCTACATCCGCTCCAACGACCTGGGCCTGGGCACGCCGTTCAACCTCACCGAGGGCGCGGCGCTGCTGTCGCTGTTCGGCCGCCTGACCGGCTATACCCCGCGCTGGTTCACCTACTTCATCGGCGATGCCCATGTGTATGAGAACCACCTGGACATGCTCAACGAGCAGCTCAAGCGCGAGCCGCTGGAAGCGCCGAAGCTGGTGATCAGTGACCGTGTGCCGGAGTTTGCCAAGACCGGCAAGTACGAGCCGGAGTGGCTGGAGAAGATCGAGCCGAGCGATTTCAGCCTGGAAGGCTATGAGCACCATGCGCCGATGACCGCGCCGATGGCCGTCTGATAGTTCAGGTTTGGCTGAGCTGGCCTTTTCGCGGGCAAGCCCGCTCCCACAGGTACATCACAATCTCAGGCTTGTGGTGATCCCTGTGGGAGCGGGCTTGCCCGCGAATGATTTCGGCTCAATGCCCGTGGCTTCGGCCTACATGGGAATGCTCGGTTTCCGGGACCGATACCGCCCCGTTCGTCTCCAGTTGCTGCAAGATCGCGCACTCCGCCCCCTGCGCATTGCAGCGCCGTCGCAGCTCCACCAGCTGCTCCTGCAATGCCACCAAGCCATCGATCCGCGCCTGCACATGCTCGATATGCTCGTCGATCAGTGCATTGACGCTGCCGCATGCGTCGTCGGGGCTGTCGCGCAGGCGTAGCAGGCTGCGGATCTCGTCCAGGGTCATGTCCAGGGTTCGGCAGTTGCGGATGAAGGTCAGCCGCTCGACGTGGGCCTGGGTGTACTGCCGGTAGTTGCCCTCGGTCCGGGCTGGCTCCGGCAGCAGTTGTTCACGCTCGTAATAACGGATGGTCTCCACGGCGCAATCGGTGGCTTTGGCCAGTTCTCCGATCTTCATGACGAAATCTCCAGCAAGTGGCTTGACCCTATAGTGGCTACAGGGTGTTCACTTGGCAACAGGCTCAATTTAAGGATGACCCCATGAACCAGCCTGTCAGCCACGAACACAAGCATTCACACGATCATGCCCATGGCGATGAACACCATGGCCATGCCGTCCACGGTCACAGCTGCTGTGGCTCCAGCGCCACGCCCGCTCTGGTGCAACTGAGCGAGAAGGCTAGCAGCCATGCTCGACTCAGCCGCTTTCGCATCGACGCCATGGACTGCCCTACCGAGCAAACCCTGATCCAGGACAAGCTGGGCAAGCTGGCGGGCATCGAGCAGCTGGAATTCAACCTGATCAATCGCGTGCTCGGTGTGCGCCATACCTTGAGCGGCACGGGTGAAATCGAGCGCGCCATCGACAGCCTGGGCATGAAGGCCGAGCCACTGGCCGCAGAGGACGACGGGAGCACCCTTGCAGCACGGCCGCATCAGACTCGCTGGTGGCCGCTGGCCCTGTCGGGTATCGCCGCGATCACCGCCGAAATCGTGCACTTCGCCAACCTCGCGCCGGAGTGGGTTGTTGCCGCGCTCGCGCTGGCGGCAATCCTCGGTTGCGGCCTGGGTACCTACAAGAAGGGCTGGATCGCCCTGAAGAACCGTAACCTCAACATCAATGCGCTGATGAGCATTGCCGTGACCGGCGCCGTGCTGATTGGCCAGTGGCCGGAAGCTGCCATGGTCATGGTGCTGTTCACCGTCGCCGAACTGATCGAGGCGCGCTCGCTGGACCGTGCACGCAATGCCATCGGTGGGTTGATGCAGCTGGCTCCGGACATGGCCACGGTGCAGCAGACCGATGGCCAGTGGCGTGAGATGGAGGTGCGTGAGGTGGCAATCGGCGCCCTGGTTCGGGTGCGACCGGGCGAACGCATCGG contains:
- the cadR gene encoding cadmium resistance transcriptional regulator CadR, producing the protein MKIGELAKATDCAVETIRYYEREQLLPEPARTEGNYRQYTQAHVERLTFIRNCRTLDMTLDEIRSLLRLRDSPDDACGSVNALIDEHIEHVQARIDGLVALQEQLVELRRRCNAQGAECAILQQLETNGAVSVPETEHSHVGRSHGH
- a CDS encoding thymidylate synthase, whose product is MKQYLDLVRDVIENGTLQGNRTGIRTISLPGAMLRFDLQKGFPAITTRKLAFKSAIGEMVGFLRGVKNAGEFRELGCKVWDQNANENAQWLANPFRQGHDDLGEIYGVQWRQWPGYKRIPLSNPAAIEMAEKAGFRRIAQDEEDGVAFVILYKAIDQVRQCLDTIVNDPGSRRILFHGWNCAQLDEMALPPCHLLYQFHPNVETKEISLTLYIRSNDLGLGTPFNLTEGAALLSLFGRLTGYTPRWFTYFIGDAHVYENHLDMLNEQLKREPLEAPKLVISDRVPEFAKTGKYEPEWLEKIEPSDFSLEGYEHHAPMTAPMAV